One segment of Gammaproteobacteria bacterium DNA contains the following:
- a CDS encoding N-acetyltransferase: protein MIGISAIYTHHVLNGTASFEESPPDVAEMRQRYRVIVDAGLPYLVAEKDGRIVGYSYVGPYRTRSAYRYTVEDSVYVDPAQVGNGIGTALITALFEPTRRLGMKQIIAVIGGSTNIASQRLHERQGFVHVGTLTAVGFKFGRWVDSVVMQKALD, encoded by the coding sequence ATGATAGGCATCAGCGCCATCTACACACATCATGTCCTCAACGGCACTGCCTCTTTTGAAGAATCACCTCCCGACGTCGCAGAGATGCGTCAACGTTATCGCGTGATCGTCGACGCTGGCCTGCCTTATCTGGTAGCGGAAAAGGACGGGCGTATTGTCGGTTACAGTTATGTTGGACCGTATCGAACCCGTTCCGCCTACCGATATACCGTCGAGGATTCGGTCTATGTCGATCCGGCGCAGGTAGGTAACGGCATCGGCACGGCGCTGATCACAGCCCTGTTCGAGCCGACCAGACGCCTAGGAATGAAACAGATAATCGCCGTGATCGGTGGCAGTACCAACATTGCTTCTCAGCGCCTGCATGAACGCCAAGGCTTTGTCCATGTGGGTACGCTGACAGCAGTCGGATTTAAGTTTGGTCGCTGGGTCGATTCGGTAGTGATGCAGAAGGCGCTCGACTAG